One part of the Acidobacteriota bacterium genome encodes these proteins:
- the rocF gene encoding arginase — MSATRPVHIIGVPLDLGGNRRGVDMGPSALRIAGLHEKLESLGVAVVERGDIPAPIPEVKSAGDPTKRYIREIARVCQKLYDTSLSAFEKGAIPLVLGGDHSLAAGSVGAPAELARRQSTPLGLLWVDAHGDMNTPRTSPSGNVHGMPLAALLGSEPAELSRIGSFSPKVTAEKTVLIGIRNLDEVEKKEVRESKVRVFTMKDIDRQGIAAVMEQALAIAGAGTAGIHVSFDLDVCDPGIAPGVGTPVKGGLDYREAHVVMEMIADSGLLTSLDLVEVNPILDVQNQTAVLGAELAASAFGLKIL; from the coding sequence GTGAGCGCGACACGCCCCGTCCACATCATCGGCGTTCCCCTCGACCTTGGCGGCAATCGCCGGGGGGTGGACATGGGCCCCTCTGCCCTGCGGATCGCGGGGTTGCACGAGAAGCTCGAGTCGCTGGGCGTGGCCGTCGTGGAGCGCGGCGACATCCCCGCGCCCATTCCGGAGGTGAAGTCGGCAGGCGATCCCACCAAACGGTACATCCGCGAGATCGCCCGGGTGTGCCAGAAGCTGTACGACACGTCGCTGAGCGCGTTCGAGAAGGGGGCGATCCCGCTCGTCCTCGGCGGCGATCACAGCCTGGCCGCGGGATCGGTGGGCGCGCCGGCGGAGCTGGCGCGCCGGCAGAGCACGCCGCTCGGCCTCCTGTGGGTCGATGCGCACGGCGACATGAACACGCCGCGCACCTCGCCGAGCGGCAACGTGCACGGCATGCCGCTCGCGGCGCTCCTGGGATCCGAGCCTGCGGAGCTGTCCCGCATCGGGAGCTTTTCACCCAAGGTGACGGCCGAGAAGACCGTGCTCATCGGCATCCGCAATCTCGACGAGGTCGAGAAGAAAGAAGTACGCGAGTCGAAGGTGCGCGTCTTCACCATGAAGGACATCGATCGCCAGGGGATCGCCGCGGTGATGGAGCAGGCGCTGGCCATCGCCGGCGCGGGCACGGCGGGCATCCACGTGTCGTTCGACCTGGATGTGTGCGACCCGGGCATCGCGCCGGGCGTGGGCACGCCCGTCAAAGGGGGCCTCGACTACCGCGAGGCGCACGTCGTCATGGAGATGATCGCGGATTCGGGGCTGCTGACCTCGCTCGACCTGGTCGAGGTCAACCCCATTCTGGACGTCCAGAACCAGACGGCCGTGCTTGGCGCGGAACTGGCGGCGTCCGCCTTCGGTCTAAAGATTCTGTAG
- a CDS encoding DUF2911 domain-containing protein has protein sequence MKRFGVLMAAVAVASLVSPVAGQQKRLSPPMTAEGTVGGAKIEINYGAPYKKGRTTWGGQLVPPGKVWRLGANEATTIKTSAPITIGTLSVPAGTHTLYLWFGEDKTAKLIVNKQTGQWGTEYNESQDLGRVDLKAQKLDAPVEQL, from the coding sequence ATGAAACGTTTCGGTGTTCTGATGGCGGCGGTGGCCGTCGCCTCACTGGTCAGCCCGGTTGCGGGGCAGCAGAAGCGCCTGAGCCCTCCCATGACGGCGGAAGGGACGGTTGGCGGGGCCAAGATCGAGATCAACTACGGCGCGCCTTACAAGAAGGGGCGCACGACGTGGGGCGGCCAGCTCGTGCCTCCGGGCAAGGTCTGGCGGCTCGGCGCGAACGAGGCGACGACGATCAAGACGTCGGCGCCGATTACCATCGGCACGCTGTCGGTGCCGGCGGGCACGCACACGCTGTATCTCTGGTTCGGCGAGGACAAGACCGCCAAGCTGATCGTCAACAAGCAGACCGGCCAGTGGGGCACGGAGTACAACGAGTCGCAGGACCTCGGGCGCGTGGACCTCAAGGCCCAGAAGCTCGATGCCCCCGTCGAGCAGCT